The Vanacampus margaritifer isolate UIUO_Vmar chromosome 20, RoL_Vmar_1.0, whole genome shotgun sequence genome contains the following window.
GACTCGATGTCATCTTGTGACGTCTCCTCAATGTTTTAGCACAAGTACAAGTGGGCGGGCCAACAGGAGCTCCACAGCTGCCTGTACTCCACCCTGCCCGTCACCATGGAGACGCAGCACGCTAAAGACGCCGCCCAGCTGTTCAgtgaggtcacttcctgtttgttggCGGTGGCACACTCTCGttgacaaaaagaagaaagaagtgACAACGTTGCCTTGTTGTCGTCCAGGTCAAGTACAAGGAGAGAAGCAAGAAGGAGATGGCCGCCTGCCTCTTCGCCAACTTACCTGACACCTCCCAAACCGTCTTCAGCAGGGACATGACGCACATGCAGAGTCAGGTGCCTTCAAAACACGCTGCTCAAGTGCAATAAACGTTGTGTTTTGCTAATTCTGTCGAATTTCAAATGAGAAAGCAAACCGCAGCATTTGGTCTATTAGCTCAATTAGCTGAAAGCTAACATCGCAAAATCTCCATGGAAGCAAATGAGCACGGATGCAAGGTTAATTGTCAAATAACACGTATGTAGAAGCAAGACGTCCATTGGACACACATTGTGATGGTGGCACTTGAACCCTCCTCCTTGTGTCCTTCAGGTCAAGTACAAGGAGGATGGGATGAGAAACCTGGCGCAGAGTTTCTACTCTCAGCTGTCACAAACAACTCAGACCGACTTTGCTAAAAGGCTCTTGGAGATGCAGAGTCAGGTCAGATTGGGAACGCTGATGACTACTTTCCTTGCATGTGTCGTACGTGTTACACGGGTGACACGTTTGCCGTCCAATCCTGCAGGTGAAGTACAAGGAGGACGCCCTGAAGGAAATGACATCATCGCTCTTCTCCAGGCTCCCACAGACGCCCCAAACTCAGCGGGTCAACCAGCTCAGCCAGATCCAGAGTCAGGTGACCGCCTCATGACGACAGCAACGCCTCTCCCCGCCATCTTCCTCACCATCATCTTCCTCACCGTCATCATCTTCCTCACCTTTGCCATCTTCCTCACCTTCATCCTCTTCCTGCCACTCGCTAGACATGTCAGGACATCCTTGCCCTTGACATCGTGGCCCCAAAGGAAGGTCGTCTTCAGTTTGAGATGAAGTGCTGCTGACCTCATAAACGAAGAGGAAGGCCTTGTTGAAGTGTCTCAAGTCCATTTTGTCCTCCTTTGTCTTTGTTTGATCCACGCAGGTGAAATACAAGGAGCGCAACAAGGATGCGTCCTCGTCCCTATATCACCTCCTGGCCGAGACGCCAGGGACGCAGTTTGCCAAACATGTATCGGAGATCCAGAGCCAGGTGGGCCCCCGTCCGCGTTCTCTTCTCATAGAACTTCTTGTGACCTTTGCTGGCTTTGTAGGTCCACTACAAGCGAGACAAGGAGGACATGTCCACGTCCTTGTACTCGCTGATGGCCGAAACGCCGGACATCGGCTTTGCCAAAGACATGGCCGACACACACAGCCAGGTAAGTGCCGTGTGAGACGTAAGCCGAGAGGGGAACTTTGATGCGGGACCTTCTGGTGGCAGCACGTTTGACGTCAGTGTGGCAAAAATCAACTGGACTCGCTTGGAGTCAAATCAGACCTGCAAAAGCGTAActttgccagcaagctgaattctgcCGCTGTTTGTTCACAAATACGACGAGAATCTATCTTGTACTGCTGATACGTTCGCAaccgaccttttttaggtcggctcaatcaggcgttgtttagggcgggacatgcagctgtgacaaaagCAGGAAGCGCCGTCCCcggaggaaacaaacaaacctaacatggacgaatggacgctgcaacgAATTCTGTTCtggcagaattactcaccgtttctttgttgaatgttgaacagcgagaggcgctttgcACATTTTTAGTTGGTAaggatgtttgtgcttttttttttcttcctaagaCGAGAcagaagacgacattttcatccgttgccgtgattggtcaaaatatgCACAAGATGTCGCATGGTCCAATCAGCtggaagtattgtacagcaagtcctgCCTTTCCAAAACGGATCAGCTGagtgaagttccagattgataatgtcaACAACTCACTTGAGTCAATCACATTTAGCAATCTGGCCATTAACAAAAGCAAGAAATGAAAAACAGCAGTCAGCTAACAGCACTTAAGAGAATGCTGAGTCTCGTGATCAAgcactttgaaaaacaatggagatagaccaaaaaaaaaagtgtccaagAAACTTTGTGGACGGACTCCGCAGTCACAACAGACGGGAAAACGGAAGGAAAGTGAACTGAGAAGCAGCAAAAGTCAAATGGGGAACTGACGAGACAAGATGGCTGACTGGGACAAGACACTCGTGGCTGGACagagctgattggttgacacgaggtgGAGACCAAAAAATGATCAGCAGAACGCAAAACGCCAGCTACCGTCAAACAAATCCGATCCAAACACGAGGAAAAAACGCACAAGAAATTTTCTTTGCAACTTTTAGACCAACAAGTCCCCAAAGTCACGTGACTCCACCACCAGGTGGCTTGTGCCAACCCTCATGTTGACACCACAAGGTCAAATCCTTCCTCAGAGGTCACGGAGGCTTCAAATATCAGACGTGTTTTGTTTTAGGCCAAGTACACGCAAGCGGCCAAGCAGCAGGCGGCAACATCCTTGTACGCCAAACTGCCCCAAACCTTGGAAACCAAACACGCCAAAGAAGCCGACGTCCTGCAGAGCCAGGTCAGTCCTGACTGTTTGCGGAATTGTCTTGTGACCGCGCCGTCACCTTTGCCCCTTCAAACCCGTCCCGTCTTGTCCCGCTACAGATGGCGTACAAAGCCGAGGGCAAGAAGCAGATGACGTCGTCGCTCTACTCTCGACTTCCCGAAACCCCGCAGACACGCTTGGCCCGACAGGTGGCGCTGATCATCAGTCAGGTACTTGCTCGTTGGCCAATCATATCGACAAGGTCCGTTTTGAAGGCTGACGAGCGTCTTGTTTCTCCAGAACAAATATCGAGAGACGCACAACGTCAGCTTGTACTCGCGGCTCCCACGCACCAACGACATCGTCTTTGCCAAAAGACTCTCACACATCCAAAGTCAGGTAttgcctgcgtgcgtgcgtgcgcaacTTGTGCATTGATCCAATCAAATGCTTTTGGGGAATACtttctcaactcaactttattgatagagcactttaaaaacaaccatagctgtatataaaaaaatctgtacATCAAAAAGGATTTCTGTTTCTGCTGTGTACAATGACAACAGCGGGGGCCCCAAAACGTAaggagggtggggtggggtggctTGTGGCACAACATACGACTGTGGGCAACAAAATTGCTCTCAAATGCTGCGGTCACGAGGAAATCGTCattcaaaaaaaacatcttcaaaCCTGACTGCAAGAAGGTTGATCCAAAAAAGTGACTCGCTTTAGGATTTCTTTCGGATCCTTGTCAACAAACAAAGTGAAAGGAGAGCAAGCGTTACACAAACGTAAAGTCAACGTAGCGCACGGGCCTTTCAGAAGTCGTACACGGAGGCGAGCCGCAGACCAGCACGCGACTGTCTTTACGCCAAGCTGGCCGACACTCCGGAGACTCGGCACGCGCGCCACGTGTCCCGACTGCAGAGTCAGGTCAGCGCTCGTCGGCGAGGATCGCTGAGCCGATGCGCTCCACGTCACCTTTTTCTGCCGGCTGTCTTTAGGTGGCCTACAGGCAGGACGCCGGCAAGACCTTCTACCACCAAATGCCTCAAAGCGAACACAGCGAGTCAGCTAAACGGCTCGCACTTTTGTACAGTCAGGTGAGCAACACacgcacaaacgcacacacacgcacgcacactaaAAAGTGGACCGTGCGTGTGCGCTGCAGGTCAAGTACAAAGAAGACGGCACGAAAGCGATGAGGACCAACTTGTACTCGCTCCTTCCCCAGACCTTGGAGATGCAATTTGCCAAACAGATGTCAGACTTACACAGCCAGGTGAGGACCCGGAAATTCTGCATCAACAAAcgaacaaacaaaatgtcattgcAATTGCAAGCTGACTGTGATCATTCTGTCCCTTGTTGTTGCGTGTGTCCATCTTGTTGTGTTTGCAGAGCAAATACCGCAAGGACAAAGCAGATCTGTCCAAGTCGCTTTTTTCTGTCCTCGCTGAAACTCCGGACACTCGCTTCGTCAAGGACATGGCGGACACCCACAGTCAGGTGAGAAAGGTCATCTGGTGGACTCGCGTCATTGTCTCACCATAAACACAACAAgtttgtgcttcttttttttatatccaacCCCAACCAGAAGTTTGTGTACAAGACTATCTGATTTGTGCGTCCACTAGTGGAAACCCGACATTCTGAAGAGTGCTTCCTTTgcgcaaaaacaaaatgcaaccaTTTGGACCCGtctcacagggcggccattttgccattcgCTGTGGatggaaaatgacatcagtgaCTCTGGTAACCACCAAGCACAGCTCAACTTCAAAAAACAGGTTCGCCGTGCTTGGTTGTTCCCTGAGCAactgactgtgatgtcatttttggtcCACAGcgagaggcaaaatggccgccccctgagttgGATCTAAATGCTGTGATACGCCataaatatatgaaattcaTCAGATGAGCGTCTTccgaccagtggggctgcatacgATATCTTGTTGTAACAATATTTGTGGCTTGACTTGTTCTTTATGGagtaaatactcaagtaaagtacaaatacttgatGATATTTGCTGACTGATTTCTTCACTCTTGCGTTTGGTTAACCCTCAGCTAGTATGCGGTTAGTTAAAGTCACTAACCATCAGCTCCTCAAACGTTTagtggattttgtttcatactGCGCTGCAGCCTCAATATCTCGTCTTCTGCGTGCCGTGCGTGTGCAGGTGAaatacaagatggcggcaaaggaGGCGGCCAGCGGCGCTCTGTATCATCGGCTGCCTGAGACGGCCGAGACGCTTCGTGTGAAAGAAATTTCTCAGCTGCAGAGTCAAGTAATCGCTCGCTGACGACAAACACGCGTGTGCAATCAATCACATCATTCGTGACGACGATGGTCAATTGATCGCGCACGGATCCGTTCCAAACTCGGTCCTGCAGCTATTTCAGGTTTCCcgcctccaacacagctggttCCAGTCAACAGCATAGTTATCAGGCTTCAGCACAGCTtgctgatcatatgaatcaggtgtgttggaggagggaaacatccaaaacctgcaggtgCTCACCCCTGTTCCAGACAAACACGCTCGCTACAAAAGTCTGCCTAATAGAAGAgagcgttttttgtgtgtttgttttcgaaGTCTCGCATATGTTTTCAATATTTGACCTTGTTTATTTGTCACCCCAGTTGACATTTCGTGTCAAGCAAAATGTAAGAAAGGTGGACTCGCTTAAGGCTGACCTCGAAAGGCTGCTTCCTGATGGTGATTTGTTTGTGGCAGAACAAGTACAAGCAGAGCGGGAAGCAAGTGGCGGCGTCCAGCCTGTACGCTCGTCTGCCACGCACGGCCGACACGCAGCTCGCCGCCAGGATGTCGCAGCTGCTGAGcaaggtgtgtgcgtgcgtgcatttcCATGTGGGAAAGACTgctttttcttgcttttggaACAGCTTGATGATGACAAAATGCAAAAGCGTCAAGTGGCTCCTTCCCAAAAGTGTCTTTCTTGCACTTGCACTTGCAGTTCAAGTACAAGCAGGAGAGCATCAAGAGTTTGCTTGACTGCGTCTACAGTCACATGCCAGACACGGCCGAGACGCGGATGGCCAAGGCGCTCGGACAGCTGCACAGCCAGGTGAGGATATTCGCACCTCGCCATTGGCAAATTCAACCGTTGACTTTTTTTGCGGTGCAGGCCGTTCCGTGATTGGCTGAAATACCGGCACCAAAAATTTGGCACGGGTTAgggcaaaagtagtgctttgcggCCTGCTGACTTGTGGCATCTTAGTGGCGAGGAACGATGTTGATgagtttcatttagacaaaagcagtGCTTAGGTCCCATCTGGTCTCATTGTTGATGGCAGTTCAATTCAGGACAAACAAATAGTGCTTTGCCGCTTGCTTGTGGCATGTTGATGTCAAGTGTGTTGAAATGAGTTGAAGAGTTTTGATCCAAATCAATTGATCGAAAGCACTTTGTGGCAATtgtaaatcttttttatttgtcatcaaTTGCTTGCCAAATTTCAGGTTGACTGCACAGTGAAAAGTGATGTGTGTTAGCagcatgctaaatgctaatctCCTCTGCAGAGCAAATACAAGGAGGCCGGCAGGAAAGCGGCGGCCAGCAGCCTTTATCGCCTCCTACCTGAGACCATGCAGACCCTTCGCGCCAAAGAGGCCTCGCGGCTTCACAGTCAGGTGAGACGCTTCCTGATTGGCCAATTGGCTCATCATGGCTTTCCACGCATCGCATGTCCAATAAGGGCTGGAGATTGAAGCCAAGTGATGTGACCTGACGCCAGTTGAGATGATGTGACGCTTGACGTACGTCTGCAGGTCCGCTACAAGGCGGACGCTTTGGCCGCACGAGCCGTCACGCTCTACTCTCACATGCCACAAACGCAACACACCACATTTGCCAAAGCCGTCATGGAGCTTCAGAGTGAGGtaagcgcacacgcacacacaaacgcacgcatACAgtgcaaacacacatacacaaaaagcaAGAGAAGCATTGAAAAACATGAAACACAATCTgatgttcttgtgtgtgtgtgtgtgtgtgtgtgtgtgtgtgtgtgtgcgtgtgcgcgcacgtGCCTGCGTGCAGAATAAATACAAGGCGCAATGTCGGGAGGAGATAAGCATCAGCGCCTTCCACAAGATGGCCGACACCAATCAGACAAAATTCGTCAAGCGCTTGACCAACTTTCAAAGTCAGGTGGGCCATGACATCATCAACGTTCAATCAAATGCCACCaatggttagcattagcattagcatgcatTTGTTGCTTCTCAAATAGGGATTTGGTATATgcgcttgtttgtgtgtgtgtttttgttgttgttttattggtGTGCAGTGGCGGACTGCGGAGAAAAGTGTCCCAGAAGTTGCGGGTGGCCCCAGCTGGTCGGGGGGGGTCCCACCTTACCCGTAGGCCAGCCTGTCCATGctcatttgtgtattttaatgcgcgtgcgtgtgtgtgtgttttcagagAATGTACCAGAAGGACAAAGCCGAGCTGTCGATGTCGTTGTTCTGTTGGCTGCCCGAGACTCTGGACACTCGTTTTGTGAAGGACCTGACGGACATATTAAGCCAGGTGAGGCCAGCGTGCGTTCCAGTGCGGCAAGGATCGTCTTGTCTTGATCTTGTTGTCGTTTTGTCAGAACAAGTACAAGGGGGCCAGTAAGAAGGAGATGGTGAAGAGTTTGTACTCGTTGCTGCCTCACACCAAAGACACGCAGCACGCCAAACAACAAAGTCAGCTCCACAGCCAGGTACGTGCCGCTCAGCCGCGCTTTCCTCAGCCCAGGCGCGTCTTTGCccacgtgtgtgcgtgcctgcgtGCGCGTGTTGTTGCAGAAGTTGTACCGAGAGGAGGGCAAGAAGGAAGCCGCCTGCAGTTTGTACGCTCAAATGCCTCAAACCATCGAGACCGTCTTTGCCAAAGAGCTCAGCAAGACTCAGAGCGACGTGAGcgctaacatgctaatgctaaatggcTCACTAGCCCAACCCACAAACGCCGTTTGATGTGTCCCAATGTAGAAGTTGTATAAGGAGAAGTATAATAAGCAGAAAGGCCATTCGGACTACGCCAACATGAAGACGCCGCCAGAGGTGGAGCACGCCGTCCAGATCAGCAAGATGCACAGCAACGTAAGCACAAACACGCAACAAACATCACGTAGGCTGCCTTGGCTAATAGCATCCCCGCGTGCTAACCGCGTCCTTGCACTGCTCTCAGGTCAGCTACAGAAAGGGAAAAGATGAGCTTCACCACTACAACATGCCGCTCGACAGAGCGGACATCGTCAGCGCCATCAATGCAGCCAAACTGGCCAGCCATGTTagtctgcgtgcgtgcgtgtgaagcCATTTGCTGCCACTTTCATCTCCATGGCAACCGTTTGGAAATGATGGCAAGGTTTTCTTCCCTCTTGTTCTTAATGGCGCCAGGTGGCCTATAAGAGTGCCGACAAGCAGCTGCTGGTGAGTGACGCGTTTGTCCTGGCACGCATGGACATCAGCCACGCCAAGGAAGTGTCACAACTGGCCAGCCgggtaaaacacacacacgtgcattgTGCAGGTGAAGATTTTGTGAAATTGAGCAGTCGTCCTCCCGCAGGTGAAATACAAGCAGGTGCACGGACCACCTCGTTACAACCCACTGGATTGTGTGTCCTTCAAACATACGCGAGTTGCCACCGCGCTCGCCAGCCAGGTGAGGCCTGTAACCATGGCAACACAAACACATGGATTGATCAGGCTTGTTGGATGACAAGAGGGCaatacgcgcacacacacacacacacacacacacacacacacactgaccagGGAAGCGCTCCGGCTCCAAACGTTCCATAACGAACTGTCGTGTCGCATCCGCCTTGTGGTCACAACAGAAGGAAACGCATTGAAATCAACACCTTGGAAAATATCATcaaggttgttttttgttgagcAGGTCAAATATAAGAATCCCAAAGCGGAAGCTTCTTTAGACCTGCCCAACCTCCTGCAGCTCCAACACGTGCTGCACGCTAGCAAACTGCAGAGTAACGTACGTGCACACGGAACACTAAATACACTTCGCCACCACTACACGCTCacgctgcgtgtgtgtgtgtgtgtgtgtgtgtgtgtggcatcaGGTGGAGTACAAGAAGAAGCATGAGCAGAGCAAGGCTGAGTTCCACCTGGCTATGGACACGGCTGAACAGTGCCACCACAAGGAGAACGCAGTACTGCACAGTCAGGTCtagcacagacacacacatgccacacacacacacacacacacacagccctgACGTGTATCCGTGCTTGCAGGTGAAGTACCGCCAGGAGTACGAAAAGAGCAAAGGTCACACACGTGTGGAATTTGCAGACACACAAACGTACAAAGTGCAGAAGGAGGCACAAAAGATGCTAAGCCAGGTAACAAAATAACAACGTGATCTTATAAGGACCACAGGAAGTGACGAGAGAAAGTCAGGAAGTCAATAGCAGGGCTGCTACGTAAAGTGAAGAGAGCAGTACAGGAAGTGACGCAAGTGTCCTTCCAAAAACTGCACAGGAAGTTAAGTATGCGTCCTTCCCAGGAAATGAAGCCCTTAAAAGGGAGTAGACACAGTGAAGTCCTTCCTTAAAAGGAAAtacaggaaatgaaaatgtaaagacAGGAAGTGAAGTCATTCCTTAAAAGGAAATgcaggaagtgaaaatggaaaTACAAGAAGTGAAGTCCTTAAAATGGATTTAGTATAGGAAGTGATGGCGTGCTGTCTTTTCAGAAAGAGTACAAGCGTGACTATGAGGAGCACGTGAAAGGCaaagccttggtggaggtagaGCAGACGCCAGAATATCTGACGGCTCGTCAAGCCACCAAGCTCCTCAACGaggttgcacacacacacaaacacacattttctgAAAAAGCAAGGAACTAAAAGCGAACGTTTGCCGTCTGCATGTAGAAGGAGTACAGGAAGGACTTGGAGCAGGAAGTGAAGGGGCGGGGCTTATGGGGGCTGGGCCTGGAGGACACCCCTGAGCTCCTGAGGGTCAAACAAGCCAATCGGATCCTGAACCCGAAGGAGTACCGCAGGGATGCGGACACGGAGGTGCTGGGCAAAGGGATGCCACTTAGCGCTGACGTCCTGGAGGTCCGACGGGCCAAGAATGCCACCCGGATCCACAGTGAGGTAAGCGGATGTCACTGGCTGGCGTACGCCTGCCCTCGCTGGATCCGCATCACGCCGTGCGTGCGTCTGCCACAGAGGTCGTACAAACAGACGGAGCATCTGAGGGACAACTCCTACGGGACCATCAGCGACACCCCGCAACTTGTGCACGCGTCTCACATCAAAGACGTCTACAGTCAGGTGAAGGCTGTTTGCGGCTATTACttcgtctgtctgtctatcaGTCCGTGCGTCCCACTagctgtccgtctgtctgtctgtctgcctgcagAGGAAGTACAAAGAAGAGGCGGAGCGCCTGCGAGGTCGCTACAGCGCGCTGCCGCTCACTCCCGAGATGGAGCGAGTGAAAGCCAATCAGCGACACCTCAGCTCGGTCAGCTCGCACTCGTGTCAGGATGACCCTTGACCTCAAGTCAACATTTGTGCTCTTGTGTCTTGTCCACACAATGCGCCGTCTTCCTCTTGCAGCCTGTCGATGGTTTTTTTGCGCTAGCCAGAATGGATATGGAATGTTGACTCTCTGCCGCCCCCTAGATGCAGTACTGCTGGGACGCCAAGCTGATGAGAGGTCTGACGTCGTCTGTCAGCGAGACGCCAGAGATGCTCCTCGCTAGAGACAACGCCAGGAAGATCAGTGatgtacacgcacgcacatacgcacATTTTACAAAGGTTTTTCGAAAGGCGGACATTATGTTGCGTTGTTCAGGTGCA
Protein-coding sequences here:
- the LOC144040018 gene encoding uncharacterized protein LOC144040018 isoform X5; this encodes MWTPSGRAVRSETRRQLKLKLREKEILATKPSRSDAPAGSTGGAMEDEEPSSTHRTEEEKTFVSTFTSHLDPNARSALSEQDGDAPAEAEEDGGAGGEALPEEANGDEERGGGAKRSDQSQASSPAQPLLPDPTFDRRCSLLASEVKYKEDFEKMKGQSLFVPAAELVHAKNISAVVSETKYKQEGRKEASLSLYSLLPDTPQTQRAREVSRLQSQVRYKENMKTSSSLYLLMPETNDTHFVKELADMLSQKKYKEEVKKKLSSTLYSHLLETSEMRLAKRVHEFQSQAKYKEDGKGKASVSLYSRLADTPDIQRALEMSQLQSDVNYRPKVLVKGAPSSLYSQLTDTKEIQFARQMSQMHSQLKYREDGRKSLRQTFYSQMPQTLQTEFAKNVAQLQSQQRRYKEGVQMGSGCSSLYSLLPQTLETLRAKDACQLASQVAYKDDGRKEMSFNLYSLMPESIHTQHAKRLAQMHSQVAYKAFARHQMARSLYHHLPETAQTGLAKRASQLQSQHKYKWAGQQELHSCLYSTLPVTMETQHAKDAAQLFSEVKYKERSKKEMAACLFANLPDTSQTVFSRDMTHMQSQVKYKEDGMRNLAQSFYSQLSQTTQTDFAKRLLEMQSQVKYKEDALKEMTSSLFSRLPQTPQTQRVNQLSQIQSQVKYKERNKDASSSLYHLLAETPGTQFAKHVSEIQSQVHYKRDKEDMSTSLYSLMAETPDIGFAKDMADTHSQAKYTQAAKQQAATSLYAKLPQTLETKHAKEADVLQSQMAYKAEGKKQMTSSLYSRLPETPQTRLARQVALIISQNKYRETHNVSLYSRLPRTNDIVFAKRLSHIQSQKSYTEASRRPARDCLYAKLADTPETRHARHVSRLQSQVAYRQDAGKTFYHQMPQSEHSESAKRLALLYSQVKYKEDGTKAMRTNLYSLLPQTLEMQFAKQMSDLHSQSKYRKDKADLSKSLFSVLAETPDTRFVKDMADTHSQVKYKMAAKEAASGALYHRLPETAETLRVKEISQLQSQNKYKQSGKQVAASSLYARLPRTADTQLAARMSQLLSKFKYKQESIKSLLDCVYSHMPDTAETRMAKALGQLHSQSKYKEAGRKAAASSLYRLLPETMQTLRAKEASRLHSQVRYKADALAARAVTLYSHMPQTQHTTFAKAVMELQSENKYKAQCREEISISAFHKMADTNQTKFVKRLTNFQSQRMYQKDKAELSMSLFCWLPETLDTRFVKDLTDILSQNKYKGASKKEMVKSLYSLLPHTKDTQHAKQQSQLHSQKLYREEGKKEAACSLYAQMPQTIETVFAKELSKTQSDKLYKEKYNKQKGHSDYANMKTPPEVEHAVQISKMHSNVSYRKGKDELHHYNMPLDRADIVSAINAAKLASHVAYKSADKQLLVSDAFVLARMDISHAKEVSQLASRVKYKQVHGPPRYNPLDCVSFKHTRVATALASQVKYKNPKAEASLDLPNLLQLQHVLHASKLQSNVEYKKKHEQSKAEFHLAMDTAEQCHHKENAVLHSQVKYRQEYEKSKGHTRVEFADTQTYKVQKEAQKMLSQKEYKRDYEEHVKGKALVEVEQTPEYLTARQATKLLNEKEYRKDLEQEVKGRGLWGLGLEDTPELLRVKQANRILNPKEYRRDADTEVLGKGMPLSADVLEVRRAKNATRIHSERSYKQTEHLRDNSYGTISDTPQLVHASHIKDVYSQRKYKEEAERLRGRYSALPLTPEMERVKANQRHLSSMQYCWDAKLMRGLTSSVSETPEMLLARDNARKISDVQYRDQVGCGTAVTDTPEMERVRRNQDNISSVKYQRGLQELRGRSCTELDTPEYRRVRRSQDSLSMAKYHEDFERTRGRGCTPPPGLDESGMDHYQRANHMMMDAGPNHMMDVDRRPGGIIVAPVLPGAYQQGVHMQPQPPYHGYMHQTSMSSVRSVTSPPHSSAMRVYRALYDYAAQDHDEVSFRDGDVIVNAQPIDEGWMYGTVQRTGKSGMLPANYVESCN
- the LOC144040018 gene encoding uncharacterized protein LOC144040018 isoform X4, which codes for MKRKRRRRRRRRREQRGRMRRSENGGAMEDEEPSSTHRTEEEKTFVSTFTSHLDPNARSALSEQDGDAPAEAEEDGGAGGEALPEEANGDEERGGGAKRSDQSQASSPAQPLLPDPTFDRRCSLLASEVKYKEDFEKMKGQSLFVPAAELVHAKNISAVVSETKYKQEGRKEASLSLYSLLPDTPQTQRAREVSRLQSQVRYKENMKTSSSLYLLMPETNDTHFVKELADMLSQKKYKEEVKKKLSSTLYSHLLETSEMRLAKRVHEFQSQAKYKEDGKGKASVSLYSRLADTPDIQRALEMSQLQSDVNYRPKVLVKGAPSSLYSQLTDTKEIQFARQMSQMHSQLKYREDGRKSLRQTFYSQMPQTLQTEFAKNVAQLQSQQRRYKEGVQMGSGCSSLYSLLPQTLETLRAKDACQLASQVAYKDDGRKEMSFNLYSLMPESIHTQHAKRLAQMHSQVAYKAFARHQMARSLYHHLPETAQTGLAKRASQLQSQHKYKWAGQQELHSCLYSTLPVTMETQHAKDAAQLFSEVKYKERSKKEMAACLFANLPDTSQTVFSRDMTHMQSQVKYKEDGMRNLAQSFYSQLSQTTQTDFAKRLLEMQSQVKYKEDALKEMTSSLFSRLPQTPQTQRVNQLSQIQSQVKYKERNKDASSSLYHLLAETPGTQFAKHVSEIQSQVHYKRDKEDMSTSLYSLMAETPDIGFAKDMADTHSQAKYTQAAKQQAATSLYAKLPQTLETKHAKEADVLQSQMAYKAEGKKQMTSSLYSRLPETPQTRLARQVALIISQNKYRETHNVSLYSRLPRTNDIVFAKRLSHIQSQKSYTEASRRPARDCLYAKLADTPETRHARHVSRLQSQVAYRQDAGKTFYHQMPQSEHSESAKRLALLYSQVKYKEDGTKAMRTNLYSLLPQTLEMQFAKQMSDLHSQSKYRKDKADLSKSLFSVLAETPDTRFVKDMADTHSQVKYKMAAKEAASGALYHRLPETAETLRVKEISQLQSQNKYKQSGKQVAASSLYARLPRTADTQLAARMSQLLSKFKYKQESIKSLLDCVYSHMPDTAETRMAKALGQLHSQSKYKEAGRKAAASSLYRLLPETMQTLRAKEASRLHSQVRYKADALAARAVTLYSHMPQTQHTTFAKAVMELQSENKYKAQCREEISISAFHKMADTNQTKFVKRLTNFQSQRMYQKDKAELSMSLFCWLPETLDTRFVKDLTDILSQNKYKGASKKEMVKSLYSLLPHTKDTQHAKQQSQLHSQKLYREEGKKEAACSLYAQMPQTIETVFAKELSKTQSDKLYKEKYNKQKGHSDYANMKTPPEVEHAVQISKMHSNVSYRKGKDELHHYNMPLDRADIVSAINAAKLASHVAYKSADKQLLVSDAFVLARMDISHAKEVSQLASRVKYKQVHGPPRYNPLDCVSFKHTRVATALASQVKYKNPKAEASLDLPNLLQLQHVLHASKLQSNVEYKKKHEQSKAEFHLAMDTAEQCHHKENAVLHSQVKYRQEYEKSKGHTRVEFADTQTYKVQKEAQKMLSQKEYKRDYEEHVKGKALVEVEQTPEYLTARQATKLLNEKEYRKDLEQEVKGRGLWGLGLEDTPELLRVKQANRILNPKEYRRDADTEVLGKGMPLSADVLEVRRAKNATRIHSERSYKQTEHLRDNSYGTISDTPQLVHASHIKDVYSQRKYKEEAERLRGRYSALPLTPEMERVKANQRHLSSMQYCWDAKLMRGLTSSVSETPEMLLARDNARKISDVQYRDQVGCGTAVTDTPEMERVRRNQDNISSVKYQRGLQELRGRSCTELDTPEYRRVRRSQDSLSMAKYHEDFERTRGRGCTPPPGLDESGMDHYQRANHMMMDAGPNHMMDVDRRPGGIIVERAEHRQSRPQSRQSHGSLTSDLWEHGSCHTPAPVLPGAYQQGVHMQPQPPYHGYMHQTSMSSVRSVTSPPHSSAMRVYRALYDYAAQDHDEVSFRDGDVIVNAQPIDEGWMYGTVQRTGKSGMLPANYVESCN